One part of the Nitrospiraceae bacterium genome encodes these proteins:
- a CDS encoding response regulator: MATILIVDDEDPVRHLLRRILEEDGHEVREASNGQEGLTLYRQAPADLIITDILMPARDGMDVTLELTREFLDAKVIAMTGATGDRNFLSIAKLFGAREILQKPFTVDEVRRLVRYTLNH, translated from the coding sequence ATGGCTACGATTCTGATCGTTGACGACGAAGATCCAGTCCGCCATCTGCTGCGCCGAATCCTGGAGGAGGACGGGCACGAGGTGCGCGAAGCCTCCAATGGGCAAGAAGGACTCACCTTGTATCGCCAAGCACCTGCTGATCTCATCATCACCGATATTCTCATGCCAGCCCGGGACGGCATGGACGTCACGCTGGAACTCACGCGTGAATTTCTCGACGCCAAAGTCATCGCCATGACCGGGGCCACCGGTGATCGCAATTTTTTGAGTATAGCCAAACTGTTCGGAGCGCGAGAGATCCTCCAAAAACCGTTTACGGTTGACGAAGTCCGCCGCCTGGTCCGCTATACGTTGAACCACTGA